In a single window of the Pseudobacteriovorax antillogorgiicola genome:
- a CDS encoding chemotaxis protein CheW — MSAMEEAIQEFTNECEEMLERISLSLSRLEKEGPDKETLSSIYRDMHTIKGSSQLFGFNQIGMIAHAMESSLDPLRQEITPLNLNLIDIIYRGCDVIGQLLNSIKDTQAEHEAKGELTEIIPQLIDLTVSSMGGTSRFLRDDFVGYDIREGKQDSQGALAKPTAQETASPNPVSPSPEPSQPQTEASLTEPVAPPQATKPEPKPTPHAPQAPQTAKVESEKPRPAAVSEPKQQSKPEQQSTSPKPSDASSTATKPEPTKPVSSEPLAKATSTESREKKSEGGQETIRVQVALLDKLMNLAGELVLVRNQVLRFATEQKDAEFSKLSQRINLVTTEIQNEVMKTRMQPVGSVLSKFHRVVRDLAKELNKKIELKLEGTETELDKTLIEAVKDPLTHIVRNSADHGLETPEDRRSAGKPELGTISIKSYHEGGQVVIEINDNGRGLSRDRIGEKAMEKNIISSDQLKMMSDKEVYQLIFAPGFSTAAAVSNISGRGVGMDVVKTNIERIGGIIDLNAIPGEGTTIFLKIPLTLAIVPALLVREGPSRFAIPQVKLLELLRINQEEENKENRIEILHGKPVYRLRGQLLPLVSLAQITGLERETDHFIHNAICNIVVLKAGTAVFGLIVEEIEDSADIVVKPLTSFLKALGIYAGATLLGDGNVALTLDVMGVAEKAMINLGEDEVDFSAVAKKNKEFLDSMTDYLVVDIYDHCKYAFPLPIVNRLEEFKQTDYDYSGNQKVVRYRGSLLPIISVTEFFDTHHKHEREDDETDAIVVIQRYDRLFGLQVGGILDVISSTSKIDDQINSHVGIMGSIIEKDRVLVVIDAMRLIDHYCFNHNIKLGEQGGKETKTSQGKTHILVVEDSRFFRNHIKSILESNGFEVSTAENGEDALDQMYELKDEINLVISDIEMPKMDGYALAGQVQRDENLSKIPMIAVTTRFRQADIDKGMELGFIKYLEKLNEEQLLNCIQEIVMRGGSDAR, encoded by the coding sequence ATGTCGGCAATGGAAGAAGCAATTCAGGAGTTTACGAATGAATGTGAGGAAATGCTTGAACGCATCTCACTTTCGCTCAGTAGACTTGAAAAAGAAGGACCTGATAAGGAGACTCTTAGTAGTATCTATCGTGATATGCACACCATCAAGGGCTCATCGCAGTTATTTGGCTTCAATCAGATTGGCATGATCGCTCACGCAATGGAATCAAGCCTCGACCCACTTCGCCAAGAAATCACACCACTAAACCTGAACTTAATTGACATCATCTATCGTGGCTGTGATGTCATCGGCCAGCTATTAAACAGCATCAAAGATACTCAGGCCGAACATGAAGCTAAGGGTGAACTTACAGAAATCATCCCTCAGCTAATCGATCTCACTGTCTCATCCATGGGAGGGACTTCCAGATTTCTTAGAGACGACTTCGTTGGCTACGATATTAGGGAGGGCAAACAAGATAGCCAAGGAGCATTAGCTAAACCGACTGCTCAAGAGACGGCAAGCCCAAACCCAGTATCCCCTTCACCAGAGCCTTCCCAGCCCCAGACGGAAGCATCTCTCACGGAACCTGTTGCTCCTCCACAGGCTACCAAGCCAGAACCGAAACCAACTCCTCATGCACCCCAAGCACCTCAAACAGCGAAGGTAGAGTCAGAGAAACCAAGACCTGCTGCGGTTTCAGAACCGAAACAACAGTCCAAGCCTGAGCAACAATCCACGAGCCCGAAACCAAGTGATGCAAGCTCTACGGCTACAAAGCCAGAGCCTACCAAGCCAGTATCTTCTGAGCCATTAGCCAAGGCAACGTCCACAGAGTCTCGCGAAAAGAAAAGCGAAGGTGGTCAAGAAACCATACGCGTACAAGTCGCTTTGTTGGACAAACTTATGAATTTGGCCGGTGAACTTGTCTTGGTGCGAAACCAAGTTCTCAGATTCGCTACCGAACAAAAGGATGCTGAGTTCTCGAAGCTATCACAACGAATTAACCTGGTGACGACTGAGATACAAAATGAGGTTATGAAAACAAGGATGCAGCCTGTGGGCAGTGTTCTTTCAAAGTTTCACCGTGTTGTTCGCGACCTCGCCAAAGAGCTTAATAAGAAGATTGAACTCAAACTTGAAGGCACGGAAACAGAGCTTGATAAAACCCTGATAGAAGCGGTCAAAGACCCACTCACCCATATCGTCAGGAACTCCGCCGACCATGGCCTGGAAACTCCAGAGGATCGAAGGTCGGCAGGGAAGCCCGAGTTAGGTACCATATCGATTAAGTCCTATCACGAAGGCGGACAGGTTGTTATAGAAATCAATGACAATGGCCGAGGCCTAAGCCGAGATCGCATCGGCGAAAAGGCTATGGAAAAAAACATTATCAGTAGCGATCAGCTTAAGATGATGTCTGATAAAGAAGTCTACCAGTTAATATTTGCACCAGGGTTTTCTACGGCAGCAGCCGTGTCTAACATTTCAGGGCGTGGCGTCGGGATGGATGTCGTTAAAACCAATATTGAGCGCATTGGTGGTATCATCGATCTCAATGCTATCCCTGGCGAAGGAACGACGATTTTTCTCAAGATTCCGCTAACCCTCGCCATCGTTCCCGCTCTCCTTGTGCGAGAAGGACCATCGCGCTTCGCGATCCCTCAGGTGAAGCTACTAGAGCTTCTTCGCATCAATCAGGAAGAAGAAAATAAAGAAAATAGAATCGAAATTCTTCATGGCAAGCCGGTCTACAGACTGCGTGGCCAGCTTCTACCACTTGTAAGCCTTGCACAGATTACGGGCCTCGAAAGAGAAACGGATCACTTTATTCACAACGCCATCTGCAACATTGTTGTTCTAAAAGCTGGAACGGCGGTATTCGGCCTTATTGTTGAAGAGATTGAAGACTCGGCTGACATTGTCGTAAAACCACTGACAAGCTTCCTGAAAGCTCTCGGAATCTATGCTGGGGCGACCTTACTGGGTGATGGTAACGTGGCCCTGACACTGGACGTTATGGGCGTTGCTGAAAAAGCTATGATCAATCTTGGTGAAGACGAAGTCGACTTCTCTGCAGTTGCTAAGAAAAACAAAGAATTCCTCGATTCGATGACTGACTACCTTGTTGTTGATATTTACGACCACTGTAAGTATGCTTTTCCACTGCCCATAGTCAATCGACTCGAAGAGTTCAAGCAAACAGACTATGATTATTCTGGCAACCAAAAAGTCGTGCGCTATCGTGGATCACTGCTACCAATCATCTCGGTCACCGAGTTTTTCGATACCCACCATAAACACGAGCGGGAGGACGACGAAACAGATGCCATTGTAGTCATCCAACGATATGATCGATTATTTGGCCTACAGGTAGGGGGGATCTTGGATGTTATCAGCTCCACATCGAAAATCGATGATCAGATCAACTCTCATGTAGGCATCATGGGCAGCATTATAGAAAAAGATCGTGTTTTGGTAGTTATTGATGCCATGCGCCTTATCGATCATTACTGTTTCAATCATAACATAAAGCTTGGTGAACAAGGTGGCAAGGAGACAAAAACTTCTCAGGGCAAGACTCATATCCTCGTAGTCGAGGATAGCCGTTTCTTCCGCAACCATATCAAATCAATTCTTGAGTCCAATGGCTTTGAAGTTTCAACGGCAGAAAATGGAGAAGACGCTTTGGATCAAATGTACGAGCTTAAAGACGAGATCAACCTCGTTATCTCTGATATCGAAATGCCAAAGATGGACGGCTATGCCCTTGCTGGTCAAGTGCAGCGAGACGAAAATCTATCGAAGATCCCAATGATCGCTGTGACAACTCGATTCCGTCAGGCTGATATTGATAAGGGGATGGAACTTGGCTTTATCAAATACTTGGAAAAGCTCAATGAGGAGCAGCTCTTAAACTGTATTCAAGAAATTGTGATGAGGGGAGGTAGCGATGCCAGGTAA
- a CDS encoding chemotaxis protein CheW, with the protein MPGNKVQNTEQFSTFYVCDRLYGLDVTRVQEIVRDMQTTGIPLAPAYVRGLINLRGQVATAIGLRELFSLPKDETSEVLNVVCKIEGFLISFQVDKIGDVMEVQSSDFEPTPNTIPESTRRFLAGVYKVSSQLLSIIDIDKVMFYLNEQNNNDKAA; encoded by the coding sequence ATGCCAGGTAATAAGGTTCAAAATACCGAACAATTCTCGACTTTCTACGTTTGTGATCGCTTGTATGGCTTAGACGTCACTCGGGTCCAAGAAATTGTTCGAGACATGCAAACCACAGGGATACCATTGGCACCAGCATACGTCAGAGGTCTCATCAACCTCAGGGGGCAGGTCGCTACTGCTATCGGCTTGCGGGAGCTTTTCAGCCTTCCCAAAGATGAAACATCCGAGGTACTCAACGTGGTTTGTAAGATCGAAGGATTCTTGATCTCGTTCCAGGTAGATAAGATCGGGGATGTTATGGAAGTTCAATCGAGCGACTTTGAGCCTACTCCCAACACAATTCCAGAGAGTACTCGGCGATTTTTAGCGGGCGTTTACAAGGTTTCGAGTCAGCTCCTGAGCATCATCGATATTGATAAGGTCATGTTCTATCTGAATGAGCAGAACAATAATGATAAAGCAGCGTAA
- a CDS encoding chemotaxis protein CheW, with product MNSDTKVKILFVDDEIEIINPLAMEAEEQGFVALVAQNGIEGLELLNEHAESVALVFADYHMGEINGLEFRKRMLPELQSIPFIIYSGFVNKEMLRNALDLKVSRFIDKPFDVYRINAVIKEEAKDRIEQIEEKLTLKKIFVEEARDLLEDLENEILALESSPTPEAINNIFRLVHTIKGGSGVLEWPEFTRTVHSYEDLLSKIKNGALDATKPVVTVLLKGFDFVSTAISELEVGTKIDIDVDHWQGLFSIEESKQLNLATGDIDHGQAAAKKSEDDVIKVPTKILDEFMELSGEITVIRNTVNKLVSNLQKEFKGHADLYLLAEFLDEMHKINSSMQSKITELRKVSLKSIYRTFPRTVRDLNLSLGKQIDLKIVGDELRVDTKLAQVLKNSLIHVIRNSADHGIESPDDRASKSKSPKGVIELRSYELGDDVIVEVEDDGRGIDAQFISKRAVEKNLYSSSDVASMSDKQIYKIIMEAGFSTAAQVTDISGRGVGMDMVKSSVESIGGKIDIDSALGMGSKFSLKLPIPKSVMIIQSLLVRIGQREFNIPQDNIIRLIKIDQDKRDVMIKQAQGCELLCLDDHLVELIELSPELSPEDKNPIPLRQRSEINIVLARSEKLTFGMVVDEISDTEEIVVKKIPPQIKDQIFKGATFMGDGSVGLILDVDGIAEFYQLGESHQFDDTISGQELHQENHDGEEYIIFRLPARGLFCFHLDQIFRLEELHTRDFTKVAGRLSTIYRESVAPLTYVHEKLGIKPDYPLVEREKQTTIIIKDRDTFHGLIIDSIRDIKRINSSLDSELADRDEIEGSFIFNDEVVTVLDIYKLTGITPPEKHDHRVEDLGLQDDKQESDNEVEASGWGLF from the coding sequence ATGAACTCAGATACCAAGGTAAAAATTCTATTCGTCGACGACGAGATAGAAATTATCAACCCCCTGGCAATGGAAGCCGAGGAACAAGGCTTTGTGGCCCTTGTCGCGCAAAATGGTATAGAAGGTTTGGAACTCCTGAACGAGCATGCGGAATCTGTTGCTTTGGTCTTTGCCGACTATCATATGGGCGAGATTAACGGGCTAGAGTTCAGAAAACGCATGCTACCTGAGCTACAATCAATTCCCTTTATTATCTACTCAGGTTTCGTCAACAAGGAAATGCTCAGAAACGCTCTTGATCTCAAGGTATCTCGATTTATCGATAAACCCTTCGACGTTTATCGCATCAATGCGGTTATTAAAGAAGAAGCCAAAGACCGCATCGAACAGATCGAAGAAAAGCTTACTTTGAAAAAAATCTTTGTGGAGGAGGCCCGAGACCTTTTAGAAGATCTTGAAAATGAAATTCTCGCCTTAGAAAGCAGCCCGACCCCAGAGGCTATCAACAATATCTTCCGCTTGGTTCACACTATCAAAGGCGGTTCTGGAGTTCTGGAGTGGCCAGAGTTTACCAGAACGGTGCACTCATACGAAGATCTACTCAGTAAGATTAAGAACGGCGCACTCGATGCCACCAAACCTGTAGTTACTGTTCTACTCAAAGGGTTCGACTTCGTTTCAACAGCCATCTCAGAGCTTGAGGTGGGTACTAAAATAGATATCGATGTGGACCATTGGCAGGGCCTGTTCTCCATTGAAGAGAGTAAACAGCTTAATCTAGCAACAGGCGACATTGACCATGGTCAAGCAGCAGCTAAGAAATCTGAAGATGATGTCATCAAAGTTCCAACCAAAATACTTGATGAATTCATGGAACTCTCCGGGGAAATCACTGTCATTCGTAACACTGTCAATAAACTCGTATCAAACCTTCAAAAAGAATTTAAAGGTCACGCAGATCTCTATCTTCTCGCGGAGTTTTTGGATGAGATGCATAAAATCAACTCTTCCATGCAGAGTAAAATTACCGAGCTCCGAAAAGTCTCGCTAAAGAGCATTTATCGTACCTTCCCTAGAACTGTGAGAGACTTAAACCTGAGCCTAGGTAAACAGATAGACTTAAAAATCGTCGGTGACGAGCTGCGGGTTGATACCAAGTTAGCCCAGGTTTTGAAAAACAGCCTCATTCACGTGATACGCAATAGCGCGGACCATGGGATCGAATCCCCGGATGATCGAGCTTCAAAAAGCAAATCACCAAAGGGTGTGATCGAGCTTCGATCTTATGAGTTGGGTGACGATGTCATCGTTGAGGTGGAAGATGACGGTCGGGGCATTGATGCTCAATTTATTTCTAAGAGGGCCGTAGAGAAAAATCTCTACTCGTCTTCCGACGTTGCTAGCATGTCCGATAAGCAGATTTACAAAATCATCATGGAAGCTGGCTTTTCCACAGCCGCCCAAGTCACAGATATTTCAGGCCGTGGAGTCGGCATGGATATGGTAAAATCTTCGGTTGAGTCGATTGGAGGAAAAATCGATATAGACTCAGCTTTGGGTATGGGTAGCAAGTTTAGCCTTAAACTCCCCATTCCAAAGTCTGTCATGATAATCCAGTCATTGCTCGTGCGTATCGGTCAACGAGAATTTAATATCCCGCAAGATAACATCATACGCCTGATCAAAATCGATCAAGATAAGCGCGACGTCATGATCAAGCAGGCTCAAGGCTGCGAGCTATTGTGCCTCGATGATCATCTGGTAGAGCTTATTGAACTTTCTCCGGAGCTATCTCCTGAAGACAAAAATCCTATTCCGCTCAGACAGCGGTCCGAAATAAATATTGTTTTAGCGCGATCTGAAAAGCTAACTTTTGGGATGGTCGTTGATGAAATCAGTGATACCGAAGAAATAGTTGTTAAGAAGATCCCCCCACAGATCAAGGATCAAATTTTCAAGGGTGCGACGTTTATGGGAGATGGCTCGGTTGGCCTTATCCTCGATGTGGACGGAATTGCTGAATTTTACCAGCTAGGGGAATCCCATCAATTTGATGACACAATTTCAGGCCAAGAGCTTCATCAAGAAAACCATGACGGTGAAGAGTACATCATTTTTAGGCTTCCAGCCCGCGGCCTATTTTGTTTCCACCTGGACCAAATCTTCCGATTAGAAGAACTGCATACCCGCGACTTTACTAAGGTAGCGGGTCGACTCAGCACGATCTACAGAGAATCAGTTGCTCCTTTAACCTACGTGCATGAGAAGCTTGGAATTAAACCAGACTACCCATTGGTCGAAAGAGAGAAGCAGACAACAATCATAATCAAGGATCGCGACACGTTTCATGGGCTCATCATCGATTCGATTCGAGACATCAAAAGGATCAACAGTTCTTTGGATAGCGAACTAGCTGATCGAGATGAAATTGAAGGCAGCTTCATTTTCAATGACGAGGTTGTGACCGTACTAGACATCTATAAGTTAACAGGCATAACCCCTCCGGAAAAGCACGACCATCGTGTGGAGGACTTAGGCTTGCAAGATGATAAGCAAGAAAGTGACAACGAAGTCGAGGCAAGTGGCTGGGGTCTATTTTAA
- a CDS encoding DNA topoisomerase VI subunit B, translated as MASKDSKKGTIRASSTAEYFAKNLQQVGFSSPTKAVLTTLKEAVDNSLDACEENGILPEIRVTIDKKGRGSLRNTDQIMIRVEDNGPGIQQRDVAKVFGEYLASSKFGKGRCSRGQQGIGISAATTWAMQTTAKGVHVITKTAKQKLATSCRVQVDLKHNKGHIKDKKDVKWDRPHGTLVEFLIDGRVQMNGEAGILAFLRSNVLVNPHLTLSYQILDQKPVTIERVSEDVPRIPEAMAPHPHTMKLGEFLAHARLFGKISAYEWLKTAFSRVNEESIKLLKQAGVKKSLLDKSLHELKEADFKNLFIKIQDTELKPPSTKTVLSIGEEGLAKSILRLGDVDYFSVLTRKPTICDFKPVQIEVALARLSGKPGEGEETVQVLRFANRVPLQFDKASCAIVKGITSVNWKPYGLRQARGSLPYGPYIVAVSLVSPFIKFKNASKETVDASDELVEEIRRALMQAGQRLGRHLRREHKEAILENKIQHIESFAPILVEGLVRITESDESRKDRAHKGLLKILGRETREAEKDLEVAEDKLKKHLKSRRKRLGHVALMLEKDEALEASEKENGEAESGELDDSLEDSTQADRVKKKKSAKKKAAKAAKKRAEKKKAPKKAAKKKAAKKTAKKKAVKKKAAKKTAKKKAVKKKAAKKVSTSKKTAKKKAAKKKSTKAAKKTAKKRAIKNKSVKKKR; from the coding sequence ATGGCCTCAAAAGATTCCAAAAAGGGAACCATTCGAGCGAGTAGCACAGCCGAATACTTTGCGAAAAACCTCCAACAGGTTGGTTTTTCGTCACCTACCAAAGCGGTTTTGACGACTCTAAAAGAAGCCGTTGACAACTCTTTGGATGCTTGCGAAGAAAACGGCATTTTGCCTGAGATTAGGGTTACGATTGATAAGAAAGGTCGGGGCTCTCTACGGAATACGGATCAGATCATGATCCGGGTTGAGGATAACGGGCCAGGAATTCAACAGAGAGATGTTGCTAAGGTTTTTGGCGAGTATTTGGCGTCTTCAAAATTTGGCAAGGGTCGTTGCTCCCGAGGCCAGCAAGGTATTGGAATTTCCGCTGCAACCACTTGGGCCATGCAAACCACCGCGAAGGGGGTTCATGTCATTACCAAGACAGCCAAGCAAAAGTTAGCGACTTCTTGTCGGGTCCAGGTTGATCTCAAACATAATAAGGGTCATATCAAAGATAAGAAGGATGTGAAATGGGATCGACCCCATGGGACCCTTGTTGAATTCTTAATCGATGGTAGGGTGCAGATGAATGGCGAGGCAGGCATCCTCGCCTTTCTCAGGAGCAATGTGTTGGTCAATCCCCACCTAACTCTGAGCTATCAGATTTTAGATCAAAAGCCTGTCACCATTGAGCGTGTTAGCGAGGATGTACCAAGAATCCCAGAGGCCATGGCTCCACACCCCCACACCATGAAGCTTGGTGAGTTTTTGGCTCATGCAAGGTTGTTTGGTAAAATCTCCGCCTATGAATGGCTAAAGACAGCATTTTCTCGGGTCAATGAAGAAAGTATCAAACTTCTGAAGCAGGCTGGAGTAAAAAAATCACTGCTGGATAAGAGCTTGCATGAGCTAAAGGAAGCCGACTTCAAAAACCTTTTTATTAAGATTCAGGACACAGAACTCAAGCCACCATCTACAAAAACTGTTTTGTCTATTGGGGAAGAAGGGCTGGCTAAAAGCATCCTCCGACTCGGAGATGTTGATTATTTTTCCGTACTGACCCGTAAGCCTACGATCTGTGACTTCAAACCTGTGCAGATCGAGGTTGCTTTGGCGAGGTTATCAGGAAAGCCAGGAGAAGGTGAAGAAACTGTCCAAGTCCTGCGTTTTGCCAATCGAGTGCCCTTGCAGTTTGATAAGGCATCTTGTGCCATAGTTAAAGGAATTACTAGCGTTAATTGGAAACCCTACGGTTTGAGGCAAGCCCGAGGGTCGCTACCATATGGCCCCTATATTGTTGCAGTCAGTCTCGTTTCACCATTCATTAAATTTAAGAACGCATCAAAGGAGACAGTCGATGCGTCTGATGAACTTGTCGAGGAGATTAGGCGTGCCCTGATGCAAGCTGGGCAAAGGCTAGGGCGGCACCTTCGTCGGGAGCATAAGGAGGCTATCCTTGAAAACAAGATCCAACATATCGAATCCTTTGCACCGATTCTGGTTGAGGGCCTAGTAAGAATAACCGAGTCTGACGAATCGAGAAAGGATCGCGCGCATAAAGGCCTACTAAAAATATTAGGGCGCGAGACCCGTGAGGCTGAGAAGGATCTTGAAGTTGCTGAGGATAAACTCAAGAAGCACTTGAAAAGTCGGAGGAAACGCCTTGGCCACGTGGCACTTATGCTCGAAAAAGATGAAGCTTTGGAAGCGTCGGAAAAGGAAAATGGAGAGGCCGAAAGTGGTGAGCTAGATGATTCTCTAGAAGACAGTACCCAAGCGGATAGGGTTAAAAAGAAAAAATCAGCCAAGAAGAAGGCAGCAAAAGCCGCCAAAAAGAGGGCGGAGAAGAAAAAGGCGCCAAAGAAGGCAGCAAAGAAAAAGGCCGCTAAGAAGACTGCCAAAAAGAAAGCAGTCAAGAAAAAAGCTGCTAAGAAGACCGCCAAAAAGAAAGCAGTTAAGAAAAAAGCTGCTAAGAAAGTTTCTACAAGCAAGAAGACTGCCAAAAAGAAAGCAGCTAAGAAAAAGTCAACAAAGGCTGCTAAGAAGACTGCCAAAAAGAGAGCAATTAAGAACAAGTCTGTAAAGAAAAAGCGCTAG
- the cheB gene encoding chemotaxis-specific protein-glutamate methyltransferase CheB, with the protein MKALVVDDSVVFRSQIKSALTSCEHFKDIDVAANGRIAINKLAKGAYDLIILDLEMPELNGIETLQEMKRLGLRSKVIVFSSLTARGADATLEALEHGACDFVTKPQNVQNFELALQHVKDQLIPKALQFTGRSTNTSTGAGVGVSTGKIAVGDTTIAPRKKIIDAPPPKWKKYTLANFIPKVCVIGSSTGGPVALKELFSTIRGPLKTPVLIAQHMPPVFTRTLAKSIEDQTGIPAKEAKHFEPIENIIYVAPGDFHLSLKISNDRIYTALDKRDKRNSVRPAVDYLFESAAEVYGKGVLGMILTGMGGDGADGCCEIKNHNGCVVIQDEKSSVVWGMPGSVYRVGAYDAVQSIEECCHSIARLIGRSQ; encoded by the coding sequence ATGAAAGCACTGGTTGTAGATGATTCTGTAGTATTTCGTAGCCAGATCAAATCGGCGCTGACATCGTGCGAACACTTTAAGGATATTGATGTTGCTGCAAATGGCAGGATTGCGATCAATAAGTTGGCCAAAGGCGCCTACGACTTAATAATTCTCGATCTGGAAATGCCGGAACTAAATGGTATAGAGACCCTTCAAGAGATGAAGCGCCTCGGCCTAAGATCGAAGGTGATTGTTTTCTCATCGCTAACTGCTCGTGGAGCTGACGCAACTTTAGAAGCTTTAGAACACGGCGCCTGTGATTTCGTTACCAAACCCCAGAACGTACAGAACTTCGAACTGGCGCTTCAGCACGTTAAAGATCAATTAATTCCAAAGGCCCTACAATTCACAGGTCGGTCCACAAACACAAGTACAGGAGCAGGGGTGGGAGTCAGTACTGGAAAAATCGCTGTTGGTGATACCACTATAGCCCCGCGAAAAAAAATTATCGATGCCCCGCCTCCCAAGTGGAAAAAGTATACACTCGCAAACTTTATTCCTAAAGTGTGTGTCATCGGCAGCTCAACTGGGGGTCCGGTTGCCCTCAAGGAACTGTTTAGCACCATTCGAGGGCCTTTGAAAACCCCTGTTCTGATAGCTCAACACATGCCGCCGGTCTTCACCCGTACTCTGGCTAAGAGTATCGAGGATCAAACAGGCATTCCAGCAAAAGAAGCCAAACACTTCGAGCCCATTGAGAATATCATTTATGTGGCTCCGGGAGACTTCCACCTGAGCCTAAAAATTTCCAATGATCGGATCTATACGGCCCTAGACAAGCGCGACAAGAGAAACTCGGTACGACCCGCTGTAGACTACCTTTTTGAATCCGCCGCAGAAGTTTACGGCAAGGGTGTATTGGGAATGATCTTGACTGGAATGGGTGGTGATGGTGCTGATGGTTGCTGCGAGATCAAGAATCATAACGGCTGCGTAGTAATACAAGACGAGAAGTCTTCTGTTGTATGGGGTATGCCTGGATCAGTTTACCGAGTAGGGGCTTATGATGCCGTACAAAGTATCGAAGAATGCTGCCATTCCATTGCTCGATTGATTGGGAGAAGCCAATGA